In Variovorax paradoxus, a single genomic region encodes these proteins:
- the rsmA gene encoding 16S rRNA (adenine(1518)-N(6)/adenine(1519)-N(6))-dimethyltransferase RsmA, producing the protein MAHIARKRFGQHFLSDGGIIDAIVREIAPQPGDAMVEIGPGLAALTQPLVERLGRLTVIELDRDLAKRLREHAQLEVIESDVLKVDFAALAERFPAKPLRVVGNLPYNISTPILFHLLGYAHLVADQHFMLQKEVIDRMVAKPATSDYSRLSVMLQWRYRMENVLFVPPESFDPPPRVDSAVVRMVPLAVPPVVDAARLGEIVQVAFSQRRKLLRHTLGKWLQEHGFAGEFDVQRRAEEVPVDEYVALTQAVVAP; encoded by the coding sequence ATGGCACACATCGCCAGGAAGCGATTCGGGCAGCATTTCCTGTCCGACGGGGGAATCATCGATGCGATCGTGCGCGAGATCGCGCCGCAGCCCGGCGATGCCATGGTCGAGATCGGGCCGGGGCTTGCGGCGCTGACGCAGCCGCTGGTCGAGCGGCTGGGCCGCCTGACGGTGATCGAGCTTGACCGTGACCTCGCCAAGCGCCTGCGCGAGCACGCCCAGCTCGAGGTGATCGAGTCCGACGTGCTGAAGGTCGATTTCGCGGCACTGGCCGAGCGCTTCCCGGCCAAGCCCCTGCGCGTGGTCGGCAACCTGCCCTACAACATTTCCACGCCCATCCTCTTCCACCTGCTGGGCTATGCCCACTTGGTGGCCGACCAGCACTTCATGCTGCAGAAGGAAGTGATCGACCGCATGGTGGCGAAGCCCGCTACCTCGGACTACAGCCGCTTGAGCGTGATGCTGCAGTGGCGCTACAGGATGGAGAACGTGCTGTTCGTGCCGCCCGAGAGCTTCGATCCGCCGCCGCGCGTGGACAGCGCAGTGGTGCGGATGGTGCCGCTGGCGGTGCCGCCGGTGGTCGATGCCGCGCGGCTGGGCGAGATCGTGCAGGTGGCCTTCAGCCAGCGCCGCAAGCTGTTGCGTCACACGCTTGGCAAATGGCTACAGGAACACGGCTTCGCGGGCGAATTCGATGTCCAGAGGCGGGCAGAGGAAGTGCCCGTCGACGAATACGTCGCCCTGACCCAGGCCGTTGTCGCCCCATGA
- a CDS encoding peptidylprolyl isomerase, which produces MKHIRSIITLGCLAAMAASAGAQGFHSGITDIMRAGPRLGPPVARPAAPTTAPVQRAAEFIVALVNSEPITNTEVLTRVDRLIKENPDAERVPRNELTRLVLDRLISERAQLQLAKENGIKVDEVAIDQAEQTVARQNEISLTELRRRVIAEGLTQAEFRRDLRDQLLLTRLRDREVESKVKISDAEADEYLIDQRNVAVKNAALQNLNLAQVLVAVPETATDAQVAAAQKKAQDIAQRARAGEDFAKLVRENSDAPDRANGGAIGMRSADRYPSLFVDATQSTAVNGIAGPIRSSAGFHVLKVLAKAQIGSGDATVTQTQVRHILLLNDPKRTTAQAVAQLAEFKRRLQAGTADFAGLARDNSQDGSAKDGGELGWSRPGQFVPEFEEAMDRLAPGEISDPVVSRFGVHLIQVEGRRDAKLTQSEQREAARAALREKRVEEAFSTWVQEVRARAYVEYREPPQS; this is translated from the coding sequence ATGAAACACATCCGTTCCATCATCACTCTGGGCTGCCTCGCAGCAATGGCCGCATCGGCAGGCGCGCAGGGCTTTCACTCCGGCATCACGGACATCATGCGCGCCGGCCCGCGCTTGGGCCCGCCAGTGGCTCGTCCTGCGGCGCCCACCACCGCGCCAGTGCAGCGCGCGGCCGAATTCATCGTCGCGCTGGTCAACTCCGAGCCGATCACCAACACCGAGGTGCTGACGCGGGTCGACCGTCTCATCAAGGAGAACCCCGACGCCGAACGCGTGCCGCGCAACGAACTCACGCGGCTCGTGCTCGACCGCCTGATCTCCGAGCGCGCCCAGCTGCAGCTGGCAAAGGAAAACGGCATCAAGGTCGACGAGGTGGCGATCGACCAGGCCGAGCAGACGGTGGCGCGCCAGAACGAAATCAGCCTGACCGAGCTGCGCCGCCGCGTGATCGCCGAAGGCCTCACGCAGGCAGAGTTCCGCCGCGACCTGCGCGACCAGCTGCTGCTTACGCGCCTGCGTGACCGCGAGGTCGAGTCGAAGGTCAAGATCAGCGATGCCGAGGCCGACGAATACCTGATCGACCAGCGCAACGTCGCCGTCAAGAACGCGGCGCTGCAGAACCTGAATCTCGCGCAGGTGCTCGTCGCCGTGCCCGAGACCGCCACCGACGCCCAGGTGGCCGCGGCCCAAAAGAAGGCGCAGGACATCGCCCAGCGTGCACGTGCCGGCGAAGACTTCGCCAAGCTGGTGCGCGAGAACTCCGATGCACCCGATCGCGCCAATGGCGGCGCTATCGGCATGCGCAGCGCCGACCGCTACCCGTCGCTGTTCGTCGATGCTACGCAGTCGACGGCGGTGAACGGCATTGCCGGCCCGATCCGCTCGAGCGCCGGCTTCCATGTGCTCAAGGTGCTTGCCAAGGCCCAGATCGGCTCGGGCGATGCGACCGTGACCCAGACGCAGGTGCGCCATATCCTGCTGCTCAACGATCCGAAGCGCACCACGGCGCAGGCGGTCGCGCAGCTGGCCGAATTCAAGCGCCGGCTGCAGGCCGGCACGGCCGACTTTGCTGGGTTGGCCCGCGACAACTCGCAGGATGGCAGCGCCAAGGACGGCGGCGAGCTCGGCTGGTCGCGCCCGGGCCAGTTCGTGCCCGAGTTCGAGGAAGCCATGGATCGCCTCGCCCCGGGCGAGATCAGCGATCCCGTGGTGTCGCGCTTCGGCGTGCACCTGATCCAGGTGGAAGGCCGTCGCGACGCCAAGCTGACCCAGTCGGAGCAGCGCGAAGCCGCGCGTGCGGCGCTGCGCGAAAAGCGCGTCGAGGAAGCCTTCTCGACCTGGGTGCAGGAAGTGCGCGCCCGCGCGTACGTCGAATACCGCGAGCCGCCGCAGTCCTGA